A single genomic interval of uncultured Pseudodesulfovibrio sp. harbors:
- a CDS encoding glycosyltransferase, producing MTQRTILHHTGLECSGGATRVARLLLDGLAGQGADARLSFEHAEREGSIPTLPADFGDSLADGFLPHVHCTGNWPELLASMPEGQEVVITLHDCELFTGGCPYPLHCPTLDEDCANPCPRRFSRSAEIRKLKHQLLDRLSPVLVAPSRWLARLAKSHLFRNVMVIPNGIPWPERTPSKREARAALGIHPAVHVVLFAAHGGTGAAYKSGDRWLDIWKEVKRQVPETLGFAVGGDAEGREGDLVIWPYVERDRLGLLMAAADLLLYPTRADNHSLVILEAMAHSLPVVSFDVGGVSEQILNDHTGALVPAGDMAAFVETSVRLLKSSTLLSDMGRTAFSTGQRRFTVERMVRDYDAVYRKFE from the coding sequence ATGACGCAACGGACCATTCTTCATCATACCGGACTTGAATGCAGCGGAGGAGCCACCCGCGTGGCGCGGCTGCTTCTGGACGGCCTTGCAGGGCAGGGCGCTGATGCGCGTCTGAGTTTCGAACACGCCGAACGGGAGGGTTCCATCCCGACGCTTCCCGCTGATTTCGGGGACTCGCTGGCCGACGGCTTTCTGCCGCATGTTCATTGTACCGGCAACTGGCCTGAACTGCTGGCTTCCATGCCGGAGGGGCAGGAGGTCGTCATTACGCTGCACGACTGCGAACTGTTTACCGGCGGCTGTCCGTACCCGCTGCACTGCCCGACTCTGGACGAGGATTGCGCCAACCCCTGTCCCAGAAGATTTTCCCGGTCCGCGGAAATCCGTAAACTCAAGCATCAACTGCTTGACCGTCTTTCCCCGGTTCTTGTCGCGCCGTCCCGTTGGCTTGCCCGACTGGCGAAAAGCCACTTGTTCCGCAATGTCATGGTCATTCCCAACGGCATTCCGTGGCCGGAACGTACACCCTCCAAACGGGAGGCCCGTGCCGCACTCGGCATTCATCCGGCTGTACATGTCGTGCTTTTCGCGGCTCACGGCGGAACGGGCGCGGCCTACAAGTCCGGTGATCGCTGGCTGGATATCTGGAAGGAAGTGAAGCGCCAAGTGCCGGAGACCCTCGGGTTTGCCGTGGGTGGCGATGCCGAAGGCCGGGAAGGGGATCTCGTGATCTGGCCGTATGTGGAGCGGGACAGGCTTGGGCTGCTTATGGCGGCTGCGGACCTGTTGCTGTATCCGACCCGTGCGGACAATCATTCGCTTGTCATTCTCGAAGCCATGGCGCACAGCCTGCCTGTGGTGAGTTTTGATGTCGGCGGTGTTTCCGAACAGATTCTGAACGATCATACCGGCGCGCTGGTTCCGGCAGGCGACATGGCCGCTTTTGTCGAAACATCCGTCAGGCTGCTCAAATCATCCACCCTGCTCAGTGACATGGGCCGCACCGCTTTTTCCACGGGGCAGCGCCGGTTCACCGTGGAACGCATGGTCCGTGATTACGATGCGGTGTACAGGAAATTTGAATGA